Proteins from a single region of Engystomops pustulosus chromosome 5, aEngPut4.maternal, whole genome shotgun sequence:
- the LOC140133277 gene encoding uncharacterized protein has protein sequence MSFEDRLFLEIMEQGIVKDESNSWIAPLPFRPKRQCLPNNREQVCKRFASLRRNLQKKPDMKDHFFKFMERVFENSHAEIAPTLKDSEECWYLPIFGVYHPKKPGQIRVVFDSSAKFEGVSLNDVLLPGPDLNNRLLGVLLRFRRDSVAFMADIQQMFHCFLVKEEHRNFLRFFWFKDNNPLEEPIEYRMRVHIFGNSPSPSVAIYGLKHSAREGEKEYGSDVTQFVKKDFYVDDCLKSLPTNESAISLLKRAQEMLANSNLRLHKIASNSKKLMEAFPSHDYSNDLKDLSTDTFPMQRSLGLLWDLKSDTFTFQVSKEEKPFTRRGVLSAINSLYDPLGFAAPVTIQGKAILRDLTHDASDWDEQLPNEKKALWVEWKDSLTNLSHLHVARSYAPVPSTEVQLQRLYVFSDASIKAIAAVAYLKTVDIKGQCHIGFVMGKAKLAPLPEHTIPRLELCAAVLAVELAEMIATEMHLEIKDAVFYTDSKVVLGYIYNESRRFYVYVNNRVLRIRRSTLPKQWNFVPTDQNPADQATRSVAANRLKDTTWFTGPAFLYSSEHGTTDLKTFELVDADKDAEIRPKVSTLHTVTSDNYLKSHRFSRFSTWKSLVRAITFLTHIARSFKNTKLANVKECKGWHLCKMFFRPVTELMLLLSSEDSYGGID, from the coding sequence ATGTCCTTTGAGGATAGACTGTTCTTAGAAATAATGGAGCAAGGAATAGTTAAAGATGAATCAAATAGTTGGATAGCACCTCTTCCCTTCAGACCCAAAAGGCAGTGTTTGCCTAACAATCGAGAACAAGTTTGTAAACGCTTTGCTTCCCTTAGAAGGAATCTTCAGAAAAAGCCTGATATGAAAGACCACTTCTTTAAATTTATGGAAAGAGTGTTTGAGAACTCCCATGCAGAGATAGCTCCAACCTTAAAGGATTCAGAGGAATGCTGGTATCTACCTATATTTGGAGTTTACCACCCAAAGAAACCAGGACAGATAAGAGTAGTATTTGACTCTAGTGCCAAATTTGAGGGTGTTTCCTTAAATGATGTCCTACTGCCAGGTCCAGACCTCAACAACCGACTCCTTGGAGTGCTTCTCAGATTTCGCAGAGACTCTGTTGCATTTATGGCTGACATCCAACAAATGTTCCACTGCTTTCTTGTTAAAGAGGAACACCGAAATTTCCTTAGGTTCTTTTGGTTCAAGGACAACAACCCCTTGGAGGAACCCATCGAGTATCGCATGCGCGTGCACATCTTTGGTAACAGCCCTTCCCCATCAGTGGCTATATATGGACTTAAACATTCAGCCAGGGAGGGTGAGAAAGAATATGGTTCAGACGTTACACAGTTTGTCAAAAAGGACTTTTATGTGGATGACTGTTTAAAATCGCTACCTACAAATGAGTCTGCAATCAGCCTTCTTAAGAGAGCTCAAGAAATGCTTGCTAATTCAAACCTGAGACTCCATAAAATTGCCTCCAACAGCAAAAAATTGATGGAAGCATTTCCTTCTCATGATTACAGCAATGACTTAAAGGACTTAAGTACTGACACTTTTCCAATGCAACGTAGTCTTGGACTGCTCTGGGACTTAAAGTCTGACACCTTTACCTTCCAAGTCAGCAAGGAAGAGAAACCCTTTACTCGGAGAGGAGTACTATCTGCTATAAACAGCTTGTATGATCCTTTAGGGTTTGCAGCTCCTGTTACCATCCAAGGTAAAGCAATACTTAGAGATTTGactcatgatgcctctgactgggatGAACAACTTCCCAATGAAAAGAAAGCACTGTGGGTAGAGTGGAAGGATTCTCTAACAAATCTCTCTCATCTACATGTTGCACGCTCATATGCCCCTGTGCCATCTACAGAGGTTCAGCTACAAAGACTTTATGTGTTTTCTGATGCTTCTATCAAAGCCATTGCTGCTGTGGCCTATCTTAAAACAGTAGACATTAAAGGACAATGTCATATAGGATTCGTCATGGGCAAAGCAAAACTTGCACCACTCCCTGAGCACACTATACCGAGACTAGAACTTTGTGCTGCAGTATTAGCAGTTGAGCTAGCTGAGATGATCGCAACAGAGATGCATTTGGAGATCAAAGATGCTGTGTTTTACACAGACAGCAAGGTAGTCTTGGGATATATCTACAACGAAAGTCGGCGCTTCTACGTGTATGTCAACAACAGGGTTCTACGAATCAGGAGGTCAACTTTGCCAAAACAGTGGAATTTTGTTCCTACTGATCAAAATCCTGCAGACCAAGCAACTAGATCTGTTGCTGCCAACCGCCTTAAAGACACTACATGGTTTACAGGTCCTGCCTTTCTATACAGCTCAGAACACGGCACTACGGATCTTAAAACATTTGAACTTGTGGATGCTGACAAGGATGCAGAAATCCGTCCCAAGGTATCGACACTACACACAGTAACTTCAGACAATTACCTTAAGTCTCACCGATTCAGCAGGTTCTCAACCTGGAAATCACTTGTTCGTGCCATCACTTTCTTAACCCACATAGCTCGTTCTTTCAAAAATACCAAGCTTGCTAATGTTAAGGAGTGTAAAGGCTGGCACCTCTGCAAAATGTTCTTCAGACCAGTAACTGAACTAATGTTATTGCTGTCATCTGAGGACTCTTATGGTGGCATCGATTGA